A window of Hydrogenophilus thermoluteolus genomic DNA:
TCGAGCCCCACCGCGTCGGCGCCGCAGTCGGCGATTCGTTCGAGCCACAACCCACCCCCTTTGACGAAGACGATCACCGGCACGCGCCGACCGCGCGCGGTGCGCGTAAGTCCCGCGCAGATCCGTTCCAGGTAGGCAAGCGAAAACTCGGCAAACGCGCGTTCGGAAAGCACGCCTCCCCACGAGTCGAAGAGCATCACCGCGTCCGCACCGGCGGCGATCTGCGCGTTGAGGTACTGCGTCACCGCTTCGGCGTTGACCACCAAAATCCGATGAAGCAGCTCCGGGCGCGCATAAAGCATTTTTTTGATGGTGTGGTAGTCGCTGCTTGCGCCCCCTTCGACCATGTAGCACGCGAGCGTCCACGGGCTTCCGGAAAAGCCGATCAGCGGAATCTCGTCGGCGAGCGCCGCTTTGATCTCCCGCACCGCGTCGAGCACGTACCGCAGCTCCACCTCGGGGTCGGGTACCGCCAGGTTGCGGATCTCCCACTCTTCCCGCAACGGTCGCTCGAATTTCGGTCCTTCCCCTTCGGCGAAATAGAGTCCCAACCCCATCGCGTCGGGGACCGTGAGGATATCGGAAAAGAGGATCGCGGCGTCGAGTCCGAACCGCGCGATCGGCTGTAACGTCACCTCGACGCACAACGCCGGATTGCGGCACAAATCGAGAAAACTCCCGGCACGTGCCCGAGTTTGTCGGTATTCCGGCAGATAGCGCCCCGCTTGGCGCATGAGCCAGATCGGGGTGCGGTCGACGGGTTCGCGCAGCAACGCGCGCAGCAAACGGTCGTTTTTCACGTCGTCTCTCGGCAATACGGTTCCGTGCGCGAGGATAACACAGCCAGCACCCCGTTACCGTCGCCAGAACGCTGGGGTGAGGACGACCAGAAAGGTGAAGATTTCAAGGCGCCCCAACACCATGGTAAAGGTCAAAAGCAACGTCTGCCCTTCGTTCAACCAGCCGTAATTCGCAGCCGGCCCCACAGCGCCCAAACCCGGCCCTGTGTTGTTGATGCACGCCACCACCGCCGAAAACGCCGTGACGATATCGAGGCCACTGGCACTGAGCACCAGCGTGAGCGAGACGATAGAGACCATGTAGAGAAAGGAAAAACCCAAAACCGCGAAAACGACACGGTTTTCGATGATCGTCTTGCGTAAGCGCACGGGAACGACGGCGTTGGGGTGGAGCGCGCGCACGATCTCGCGGTAGATCTGCTTGTAGAGGATGATCGCACGCATCATTTTGATCCCGCCGCCCGTCGACCCGGCACAGGCGGTGAAACTGCTCAGGAAGAGCAGCCACAATTGGGCGAAGAACGGCCAGAGGGTGTAGTCGGTCGTCGCCAAACCCAGCGACGTGGCGATCGAGACGACGTGAAACGCGGTGTCGCGCAGCGCCCGCCAGAAATCGGCGTACGCGCCGTTCACGGTCAAATAGGCGGCGAGCATGAGGCTACTGAACGCGAGCACACCCAAATAGTAGGGCAATTCAGGATCGCGCCAGTAGGGTTTCGCGGATCTTCGCACCAGCGCCAAATAGTGGGTGGCCCAGTTGAATCCGGCGAGCGTAGCGAATGCGATTGCGATGAGTTCGAGCGTAAGGCTGTGAAAATAGCCGAATGAGGCATCGTGGCTGGAAAAGCCACCGAGCCCCATCACCGAAAAGGCGTGGATCACCGCATCCTCGATCGACATCCCACCGTACCAGAACGCACCCATGCACAGGAGCGTCATCCCCGCGTAGGTGAGCCACAGGCCCTTTGCAGTATCGGCAACGCGCGGTGTGAGCGACTCCTCTTTCAACGGCGTGGGGGATTCGGCCTGAAAAACCTGCCGCCCCCCGATCCCCAGCAAAGGGAGAATCGCTACCGCCAAAACGACCACCCCCATTCCGCCCACCCAATGGAGGAACGCGCGCCAGAGGTTGAGGGAAAAGGGGAAATCGTCCAAACCGGAATAGACCGTGGCGCCGGTCGTTGTCAGCCCCGAGACCGCTTCGAAATAGGCGCGCACGTAGCCGAGTTCGGGGCGGTAGAGGTAGAGCGGGATCGCCGCGAAGAGCGGTGAGACTACCCACGTGAGCGCGACGATCAGAAAGCCATCGGCGGGACGGAGCGCGCGCCGATACCGCCGCGTCGCAGCCCAGAGAAGTGCCCCAGCAGCGAACGCCGCTGCCATCGCTTCTTCGTAGAGCGTGTGGCTGCCGTCGGCGCGCCACAGCGACGCCGCGGTGGGAACCAAAAAGAGCAGGGAAAAGAGCATGAGAATGTACGCGTACGCATGGAGCGCCGGAACCCAGGGTCGCATCGTCGCCGCTCCGCCGATTCAGAAAAAGCCGAACCCGACGGCGAAAAGCTTTTCGATCTCACGCACGCGCCGCCGTTGCGTACAAAAGAGGATCACGTGATCCCCCTCTTCGATCACCGTGTCGTGGTGGGCCATCACCACCCGTTTCTGTTTGCGCGCTGGGCTTGCCGCTTCCTCGTCCGCTACCGTCTCTTCGCGAACGATCGCTGCGACCGTCACCCCTGGTGGCCAGCGAATTTGGTCGATCCGCCGCCCCACCACTTTCGACGTCTGCGCGTTGCCATGAACGACGATTTCGATCGCCTCCGCGGCACCGCGCCGTAAGCGGTGGACTGCGGCCACGTCACCGCGCCGCACGTGTTTCAAGAGGGCCCCGATCGTCACCAACGCCGGTGAAATCGCGATGTCGATCGTTTCGCCTTGCACCAGATCGACGTACGCGGAGCGGTTGATGATCGCCAACGTCTTTTTCGCGCCCAACCGTTTGGCGAGCGCAGCCCCCATGATGTTGTTTTCGTCGTCGTTGGTCACCGCAAGGAAGTGATCGACCTCTTCGATCCCTTCGCGGTCGAGCAGATGTTCGTCGGTGGCGTCACCTGCGAGCACCAGGGTATCGGTGAGCTCGACAGCCAGCTGCTGCGCGCGCTGCTTGTTATATTCGATCAATTTCACGCGGTAGTCGCGTTCGAGCATTTTCGCGAGCCGCATTCCGATATTGCCGCCCCCTGCGATCATCACGCGCGATCCGCGCCGCTCTGCGGGCCGCAGTTCACGAAGCAGTGCCGGAATTTGCCCTGCGCTTGCCAGAAAAAAGAGTTCGTCGCCGGGGTGGATCACCGTATCCCCTTCCGGAATGATCGGCACCCCGTGGCGGTAGATCGCAGCGACCCGCATTTCGACGTTGGGGAGGTGATAGCGCAACGCTTTGATCGGGTGGCCAACGAGCTTTCCGCCCCGTTCGGCACGCACCGCGGCAAGCTGGACGGCGCCGTTCGCAAAATCGAGCAGTTGCAGCACCCCTGGGTGGTTCACCAGGCGGACGATGTATTCGCAGACGATCTGTTCGGGGCAGATCGCGAAATCGACCGCAAAAGCCTCTTCGCCCAGGAGTTCTTGGAACGCGGTGTAGTCGGCGGCGCGCACTCGGACGATACTGCGCGGCACGTTGAAGAGCCGTTTTGCGATCAGAGACGCACAGAGGTTGGTCTGATCCGATTGCGTCACCGCGACGAGCAGATCGCAATCGCGCGCGCCCGCCTGTTCCAGCAGACGGGGGGACGCGGCGTTCCCGACCAAAGTGCGCATCTCGATGCGGTTTGCGACCTCCGCCAAGCGGCTGGCGTCGACGTCGATCATCGTGATGTCGTTCTCTTCGCTCGCCAGATGCTCCGCCACCGAGCTGCCGACCTGACCGGCCCCCAAGATGATCACGTTCACGCGTCGTCCTCCTCTTTCCGGCGCAGCGAGAGGCCCAACTGGCGGAGCTTGCGGTAGAAGTGGGTGCGCTCCAATCCCGCCAGATCCGCGAGCCGCTGCACGGGGAGATCGGTGCGCGCCAACAACCGTTCCAGGTAGAGCCGCTCGAACGCTTCCCGGGCCTCCTTGAGTGGCAGTGCAAAGAGCGTACTCACGTTCTCCGGTTGGTTTCGCTGAAGCGCCCTTTCGATCGCTGCAGGATCGAGTCGATCTTCGGTGGCCAACGGCAAGAGCGCCTGGGTCCATGCGTCGAGTGTCCATTCGGCATCGAGCGCGATCCGTTCGATCGTCCGTTTCGCCTCCTCTGGCCATGCCAACGGTTGCCCCAGTTCGGCTTCCAAGGCCTCCTGGACGAGCGTACCGAGCGCGATCGACTCGTCCCGTTTGGGTACGACGATGGGGTCTTCCCATACCCGCGCCAATTTTTCACCGACCAAGGGACGCCACTGAGCGAAAGCGTCCCACGCGCGAATCGCCGCGATCAGCCGCACCTGATGGACCGCTGCGTACTGATAGAGGAACGACAGGTTTTTCGCGAGCATCCGGTTTGCGCGTTCACCCAAATTCGCGAAAACCAGATGGCTGCGCCACTGCTTCACCTGGTCCACCGAGAGCGGTGGGGTTTCCGTCGTCAACCATACGGTGTGCTGCCCTTCTCCGAGGTGGCGCAACAGCCACTGCTCGTAAAACGGTTCGGGAAAATAAAGGAGTGCTGCGTGGTCGTGCTGTAATTTCGCGTTGAGTGCGTCGAT
This region includes:
- the hemE gene encoding uroporphyrinogen decarboxylase, encoding MKNDRLLRALLREPVDRTPIWLMRQAGRYLPEYRQTRARAGSFLDLCRNPALCVEVTLQPIARFGLDAAILFSDILTVPDAMGLGLYFAEGEGPKFERPLREEWEIRNLAVPDPEVELRYVLDAVREIKAALADEIPLIGFSGSPWTLACYMVEGGASSDYHTIKKMLYARPELLHRILVVNAEAVTQYLNAQIAAGADAVMLFDSWGGVLSERAFAEFSLAYLERICAGLTRTARGRRVPVIVFVKGGGLWLERIADCGADAVGLDWTIEIGRARQLVGDRVALQGNMDPAVLLATPEAVRREARAILAAYGEGTGHVFNLGHGISQHTPPEHVAVLVETVQQESAQYHPTTSP
- a CDS encoding TrkH family potassium uptake protein, translated to MRPWVPALHAYAYILMLFSLLFLVPTAASLWRADGSHTLYEEAMAAAFAAGALLWAATRRYRRALRPADGFLIVALTWVVSPLFAAIPLYLYRPELGYVRAYFEAVSGLTTTGATVYSGLDDFPFSLNLWRAFLHWVGGMGVVVLAVAILPLLGIGGRQVFQAESPTPLKEESLTPRVADTAKGLWLTYAGMTLLCMGAFWYGGMSIEDAVIHAFSVMGLGGFSSHDASFGYFHSLTLELIAIAFATLAGFNWATHYLALVRRSAKPYWRDPELPYYLGVLAFSSLMLAAYLTVNGAYADFWRALRDTAFHVVSIATSLGLATTDYTLWPFFAQLWLLFLSSFTACAGSTGGGIKMMRAIILYKQIYREIVRALHPNAVVPVRLRKTIIENRVVFAVLGFSFLYMVSIVSLTLVLSASGLDIVTAFSAVVACINNTGPGLGAVGPAANYGWLNEGQTLLLTFTMVLGRLEIFTFLVVLTPAFWRR
- the trkA gene encoding Trk system potassium transporter TrkA — its product is MNVIILGAGQVGSSVAEHLASEENDITMIDVDASRLAEVANRIEMRTLVGNAASPRLLEQAGARDCDLLVAVTQSDQTNLCASLIAKRLFNVPRSIVRVRAADYTAFQELLGEEAFAVDFAICPEQIVCEYIVRLVNHPGVLQLLDFANGAVQLAAVRAERGGKLVGHPIKALRYHLPNVEMRVAAIYRHGVPIIPEGDTVIHPGDELFFLASAGQIPALLRELRPAERRGSRVMIAGGGNIGMRLAKMLERDYRVKLIEYNKQRAQQLAVELTDTLVLAGDATDEHLLDREGIEEVDHFLAVTNDDENNIMGAALAKRLGAKKTLAIINRSAYVDLVQGETIDIAISPALVTIGALLKHVRRGDVAAVHRLRRGAAEAIEIVVHGNAQTSKVVGRRIDQIRWPPGVTVAAIVREETVADEEAASPARKQKRVVMAHHDTVIEEGDHVILFCTQRRRVREIEKLFAVGFGFF
- a CDS encoding sigma-54-dependent Fis family transcriptional regulator, translating into MAKVLIVDDEVGIRDWLSEILEDEGYRVATAANGSEGQQKLAEFAPEAILLDIWMPDCDGITLLKQWQSEMGSALPPVIMISGHATIETAVEATHHGAYGFLEKPISMQKLLDVLKKAIDRYRAQPKAETPLTVTRVPRPLAPVIDALNAKLQHDHAALLYFPEPFYEQWLLRHLGEGQHTVWLTTETPPLSVDQVKQWRSHLVFANLGERANRMLAKNLSFLYQYAAVHQVRLIAAIRAWDAFAQWRPLVGEKLARVWEDPIVVPKRDESIALGTLVQEALEAELGQPLAWPEEAKRTIERIALDAEWTLDAWTQALLPLATEDRLDPAAIERALQRNQPENVSTLFALPLKEAREAFERLYLERLLARTDLPVQRLADLAGLERTHFYRKLRQLGLSLRRKEEDDA